One stretch of Podospora pseudoanserina strain CBS 124.78 chromosome 4, whole genome shotgun sequence DNA includes these proteins:
- a CDS encoding hypothetical protein (EggNog:ENOG503P2PQ) has translation MPAQTRARATPAAPASGVYESTPTARQVQFPPRRRNVRTYGRTSTPTGMSRLLRQQTLTQLDYVQQTPPPADLRVEDEEDELPRTVPRAAPKPKKQKQTRGKRRKTLGDAPSSTLHTQTMTQMYSMTTKEEQDNELRIENSQDEGDEDELGLPQLPSASIMKKERSPEKKAPRTALSDPQTPSTKRIKVNLDEVPSSQPTPFTPMLAKYTLGSVLSPLQDKSTNVDAPAPTVESVTKRPRDLVIEDSFSPGGGLPSSSSMLEGTPEQARSSQKRKRQPLAEISLPSMELGHDDNSTTEPTPTKKSCREIPDSDDELASISSTPFQTPQKYQGTVGEAGSGSKLRYPGGVPSSGLSNKENRTPRSGQKNSRDSATSDDEAPGTPTPPDKRVTRLSSQKRPTTQRSSQRRMSQRSASKTPIPQNKASAPVEQAQDDDSTASEDGLSELSCTPPKPSSPRAKTPTPRHNKEPNVLRSILRKTAERAAHTSPAKGEGGNMTPQFLTSESSTDQGPTTPTPIRKTVQIQLPPPPSTSLGQSSEGQPLQEDDEEEELEVYKETPQKVYPQTCSPTPNRAAQRMTQARSQFWSQGWESQRVPMSVIRSLGPQTDRTDIVISIGPDTLEDITKGRRDHEFREYKFPPTVLRVWMFATHPVEEVKYMAVLGPPKQPGEIDEDSGYNGNAEFNAGETKFKWAYELVQVYRLNNPVPLEDMEEHGMGKGAPVRWHYLPPTAVGQLMANLRNALFLEPGQEVPEAEQFLRDGYQAVEEVEEEEEEEGDEEEETQGTTGVTVSQQLEQQLRSDIIQSTQMVKTKSVSVLEEDDDLEYLNDDTVIPASPEQTLPPMPVTDFARPSAPRSSQRIRNQRRPSTPSTVRRVETTRNTVGLSQATTASNYSSPATSPQKSMGASVPRPHMPGSSELSLPDLGVEMDDDGETQLPVPRGIIASSSQVFGTAQDSLDLGIGAENVRRPPSVIYDSDKE, from the coding sequence ATGCCAGCTCAAACTCGCGCGCGGGCAACACCCGCTGCGCCGGCATCAGGAGTCTATGAATCAACACCCACTGCTCGTCAAGTCCAGTTTCCTCCTCGAAGGCGAAATGTCCGAACATATGGTCGCACCTCGACTCCCACGGGAATGTCCCGCCTTTTGCGCCAGCAAACACTGACCCAGCTCGATTATGTACAGCAaaccccaccaccggcggACCTACGagtggaagatgaggaggatgaattACCCAGAACAGTGCCCAGGGCAGCGCCAAAGCCGAAGAAACAAAAGCAGACTCGtggcaagagaagaaagacacTGGGCGATGCACCGAGTTCGACCTTGCATACCCAAACCATGACCCAGATGTATTCCATGACGacaaaggaggagcaggataACGAGCTGCGTATCGAGAACTCTCAAGACgaaggtgatgaggatgagctggGGCTACCACAGCTGCCATCAGCTAGCATAATGAAAAAGGAACGATCTCCGGAGAAGAAAGCACCAAGGACGGCTTTGTCCGATCCGCAGaccccctcaaccaagcGCATCAAAGTCAATCTCGATGAAGTTCCCTCGTCCCAGCCAACACCATTCACTCCCATGCTCGCAAAGTACACACTGGGCTCTGTACTCTCTCCGCTTCAGGATAAGTCCACCAATGTTGATGCTCCAGCTCCTACCGTGGAGTCGGTGACCAAACGCCCTCGAGATCTGGTTATCGAAGACAGCTTCAGCCCAGGCGGAgggctcccctcctcatcgtcaatGCTGGAGGGAACTCCTGAACAGGCGAGGTCGTCccaaaagaggaagaggcagCCCCTGGCCGAAATATCGCTCCCTAGTATGGAGCTTGGACATGATGACAATTCCACTACTGAGCCCACCCCAACGAAGAAGAGCTGCCGAGAAATACCAGACTCCGACGACGAGCTGGCGAGCATTAGTTCAACACCGTTCCAGACTCCCCAGAAATATCAAGGGACGGTTGGTGAGGCGGGATCTGGTTCTAAGCTGCGATACCCCGGTGGTGTTCCCAGCAGTGGTCTATCGAACAAGGAGAATCGGACTCCCCGTTCAGGGCAAAAGAACTCGAGAGATTCCGCCACAAGTGATGACGAAGCGCCAGGGACACCGACACCACCAGATAAGAGGGTCACGAGATTGTCTTCACAAAAGAGACCGACCACACAACGGTCGTCACAGAGGCGTATGTCACAGAGATCAGCATCTAAAACACCAATACCACAAAACAAGGCTTCGGCGCCGGTTGAGCAAGCGCAGGATGACGACTCGACTGCTAGTGAGGATGGGTTGTCAGAATTGTCTTGCACTCCACCCAAGCCGTCAAGTCCAAGGGCgaaaacaccaaccccgagGCATAACAAGGAGCCCAATGTTTTACGGTCTATTCTACGGAAGACTGCTGAGCGAGCTGCCCACACGAGTCCGGCCAagggtgaaggagggaaCATGACTCCTCAGTTCCTGACATCAGAGTCCTCAACTGACCAAGGACCCACCACTCCAACCCCTATTCGCAAGACGGTTCAGATTCAgctcccaccgccaccttCAACCAGCCTAGGGCAGAGCTCGGAGGGGCAACCACTgcaggaagatgatgaggaagaagagctgGAAGTCTACAAGGAGACCCCACAGAAGGTCTACCCTCAGACATGCTCTCCCACGCCCAACCGAGCCGCCCAGCGGATGACACAAGCCAGATCCCAGTTCTGGTCACAAGGCTGGGAAAGCCAACGTGTGCCCATGAGCGTAATTCGGTCTCTGGGTCCCCAGACTGACCGCACCGACATCGTCATCTCCATCGGTCCTGATACCTTGGAGGACATCACCAAAGGCCGTCGCGATCACGAGTTTAGGGAGTATAAATTCCCTCCCACCGTCCTCCGGGTATGGATGTTTGCCACTCATcccgtggaggaggtcaagtATATGGCTGTGCTTGGACCACCGAAGCAGCCGGGAGAGATTGATGAGGACAGTGGCTACAACGGAAACGCAGAGTTTAATGCCGGGGAGACCAAGTTCAAGTGGGCGTATGAGTTGGTGCAGGTTTATCGGTTGAACAACCCGGTGCCGTTGGAGGATATGGAAGAGCacgggatggggaagggggcgcCGGTGAGGTGGCATTATTTGCCGCCTACGGCGGTGGGGCAGCTGATGGCTAACTTGAGGAATGCGTTGTTTTTGGAGCCGGGACAGGAGGTGCCGGAGGCGGAGCAGTTTTTGAGGGATGGGTAtcaggcggtggaggaggtggaggaggaggaggaggaagagggggacgaagaagaggagacaCAGGGAACAACTGGGGTGACGGTATCACAGCAGTTGGAGCAGCAGCTGAGAAGCGATATCATTCAGTCGACGCAGATGGTCAAGACAAAGAGCGTCAGTGttcttgaggaggacgatgacttGGAGTATCTCAACGATGATACTGTCATTCCCGCCAGTCCAGAGCAGACACTCCCGCCGATGCCAGTCACTGATTTCGCCCGGCCAAGTGCACCGCGATCCAGCCAAAGGATCCGGAATCAGCGACGGCCTAGCACACCGTCCACAGTTCGTCGGGTTGAAACGACGAGAAACACCGTCGGTCTGTCTCAGGCGACAACGGCGAGTAACTACTCTAGCCCTGCTACATCTCCTCAAAAGTCTATGGGGGCATCTGTGCCACGACCTCATATGCCTGGGTCGAGCGAGCTGTCGCTGCCGGACTTGGGTGTCGAGATggacgatgatggggagacCCAGCTGCCCGTGCCGAGGGGAATCATTGCTTCGTCTTCGCAGGTGTTTGGTACGGCGCAGGATAGTTTGGATTTGGGGATAGGTGCGGAGAATGTGAGACGGCCGCCGAGTGTTATTTATGATTCGGATAAGGAGTAG
- a CDS encoding hypothetical protein (EggNog:ENOG503NWGN; COG:U) — MPMNGREMTRAELFEDEKRRIVESCFSRRDEDGSLLETYITHIKITEFQTSPTAPPAPNARTPNAEKPRVIIVGVRKSGRVRVHKSKENPNGTFSIGKTWFLDDLSAIESFTNCTYNNDYQAWAGDVGFVVTLGKPYYWQAQTDKEKKFFIASLIKIYAKYTGGRMPTLTGFDQRELDQVLGGAQAPRRQERQDRPPPRPSLPDSAPSSANNSISSLGYNGREMLNAQATPALAPTYPERMPSRGALAPNGRASPVQSVDSGRPSQELPTLRRLASNNKSQDSVVASSVARSEGASSFRPGSRNGPGSSYGTPEASPAPPSLDERPPERRRPPMDPLRPTQVDRDLVPAPLNSPAARIPLPPRSQDRMSPRKNSVSRRDPTPLRMDQRPVTPKEISRAGTPVSAPSPARVPTPQTASPAPAPAPAPAPAPARAVPAAVPTPPPVPAEEPTPEAPKTPVDDEEKPGVFGIKSKKSRGEIAGAIWKAAAAVSAFKPRPGGAAERLRQNQNKSNDGPDGITSVVPAPPKPIPVKTPEPIVLEPPPTAADRGSSATTASGIPELKVTGSDPNSRPDSIVAFKEKKEEVPEEPQRSVVAGNDVKYLATLGIDPSILDGKTSEFAKWLDYFGWVPGEQMRQRNFEEMRADLDREMGKAQAGGWLARFQEEDERVDAIKRGIDLAIGECDELDNLLTLYSVELSTLSDDIAYIEAQGQGLQVQAANQKLLRKELESLLETCAISEADLEALKSAPLEHAAGVEEIETSLVTLFKAMIKIDPTMGNSEGRRSEDGSSADQSLGLDENYGQMRIVQEKKEMYLAESSLFMRRLVIFMEKQFSEAFRETKAALDGALSKKVDPRNHEVGRDILWMYGPLILYARDVDLDNWNRILQVYQDKCHPIYRTEFKEAMDAWKKNARKVTGDEAELLFTSQQEKKEEGLATTARKLTVKRSQTLARSLRSPLGDGGSRSSAAEKTPDGRALPYEVFAGVLDDLLPLVEMEQNFIVDFFHATTLEQADFPDLVAACRPVNRRGGDLKRHRLMEPDRELARRVTKAMESIFGFMEMGLQQLMDWVLGMDPLQGVGILATLERKMAEMSQSNQDFLNNLLQKLHGNLEAKFKKFVDDQIRAIEETKVKIKKRKGVIHFIRIFPQFSTAVENMLTNVDPNLGVRRMVDREYDRILKSMFDSLKVIARENPAMGGGGAAATAAAIANSADPEDKEALNFHILLIENMNHYLEEVENSRGLEVLDDWKEQANQELQEHMGLYLNAVMRRPLGKLLECLENIEAQLAGGKSAAGIAAQPSNSKSTFNKVLGGYDAKEVRKGIEALRKRVEKHFGDEDSSSAGGEGKKGSSDTLSVSSGVSGHHGVKFGGGGSSQSNSGLVMKVLRECEKFYGEVEMRVGRVTTDVYGGDVLFEWPRGEVKAAFAAGAGGSGGGLGGIHLGRS; from the exons ATGCCCATGAACGGTCGCGAGATGACACGGGCCGAGttgtttgaggatgagaagaggaggatcgTCGAAAGTTGCTTCAGCAGACGCGACGAAGACGGCTCCT TGCTCGAAACATACATTACACACATCAAGATCACAGAGTTCCAAACTTCGCCCacagcaccgccagcacccAACGCGAGAACCCCTAATGCCGAGAAGCCGcgcgtcatcatcgtcggcgTGCGCAAGTCTGGCCGAGTACGCGTGCACAAATCAAAGGAAAACCCAAACGGAACATTCTCAATAGGCAAAACGTGGTTTCTCGATGACCTCTCGGCGATCGAATCCTTCACCAACTGTACATACAACAACGACTACCAAGCATGGGCGGGAGACGTGGGCTTTGTGGTGACGCTTGGAAAGCCGTACTACTGGCAGGCCCAGACggacaaggaaaagaaatTCTTTATTGCAAGTCTAATCAAGATCTATGCCAAATACACGGGTGGTCGCATGCCGACCTTGACGGGTTTTGATCAGCGCGAACTTGATCAAGTGTTGGGTGGCGCACAGGCACCCCGAAGACAGGAACGACAAGACCGACCACCTCCCCGTCCGAGCCTCCCCGATTCTGCCCCCAGCAGCGCCAACAACTCGATCTCGTCTCTTGGCTATAATGGAAGGGAAATGCTCAATGCCCAGGCCACACCAGCCCTTGCCCCCACATACCCAGAACGGATGCCCTCGCGTGGCGCGCTTGCGCCGAATGGAAGAGCTTCACCAGTGCAAAGCGTCGACTCGGGCCGGCCGAGTCAAGAGCTGCCTACCCTTCGACGGCTAGCATCCAACAATAAGAGCCAGGACTCAGTGGTGGCCTCGTCTGTTGCGCGGAGCGAAGGGGCCAGCAGCTTCAGGCCAGGATCGAGAAATGGGCCGGGCTCTAGCTATGGCACCCCTGAGGCGTCACCCGCACCTCCGTCTCTGGATGAGAGGCCGCCGGAGAGGAGAAGACCTCCCATGGATCCGTTGCGGCCGACGCAGGTCGACAGAGATTTGGTGCCGGCTCCTTTGAACAGCCCTGCGGCGCGTATTCCACTTCCACCTCGGAGTCAGGACCGCATGTCCCCCCGCAAGAATTCGGTGAGCAGACGGGACCCGACACCACTTCGGATGGACCAGAGACCTGTAACACCAAAAGAGATCTCGAGAGCAGGCACGCCAGTGAGTGCGCCCAGTCCGGCACGTGTCCCAACACCGCAGACTGCCAGCCCAGcacctgctcctgctcctgctcctgctcctgctcctgctcgtGCCGTGCCGGCTGCTGTCCCCACGCCTCCACCTGTGCCAGCCGAGGAACCGACGCCAGAGGCACCCAAGACCCCCGTGGATGACGAAGAGAAGCCTGGTGTTTTTGGAATCAAGTCCAAGAAATCTAGAGGAGAAATCGCCGGTGCGATCTGGAAGGCTGCCGCGGCCGTCAGTGCGTTCAAGCCCAGACCGGGCGGTGCAGCAGAGCGACTGCGTCAAAACCAGAACAAGAGCAATGACGGGCCAGACGGTATCACGAGCGTTGTGCCGGCgcctcccaagcccatccCGGTGAAGACTCCGGAGCCGATTGTTCTCGAACCACCCCCCACGGCGGCCGACAGGGGATCCTCTGCCACTACTGCGTCTGGCATTCCCGAGCTGAAAGTCACGGGCTCAGACCCCAACAGCCGACCGGATAGCATTGTCGccttcaaggagaagaaggaggaggtaCCAGAGGAACCGCAGCGGTCGGTCGTGGCGGGGAACGATGTCAAGTACCTGGCTACTTTGGGGATTGATCCATCGATTCTGGACGGCAAGACGTCCGAGTTTGCCAAGTGGCTGGATTACTTTGGGTGGGTGCCGGGCGAGCAGATGAGGCAGAGGAACTTTGAGGAGATGAGGGCGGATCTGGACAGGGAGATGGGCAAGGCGCAGGCGGGGGGGTGGCTGGCGAGGTttcaggaggaggatgagagggttGATGCGATCAAGAGGGGGATCGATCTTGCGATTGGGGAGTGTGATGAGCTGGATAATTTGTTGACGCTTTACAGCGTTGAGTTGTCG ACACTCTCGGATGATATCGCCTACATCGAGGCGCAAGGCCAAGGTCTGCAGGTGCAGGCTGCCAATCAGAAGCTTTTGAGAAAGGAACTCGAGTCGCTGTTGGAGACCTGCGCCATCAGCGAGGCCGACCTGGAGGCGCTCAAGTCGGCGCCGCTGGAGCATGCCgccggggtggaggagatcgAGACCTCGTTGGTCACGCTGTTCAAGGCCATGATCAAGATTGATCCCACGATGGGCAACAgcgaggggaggaggagcgaaGACGGGAGCAGTGCGGACCAGTCACTTGGCTTGGACGAGAATTACGGCCAGATGCGGATCgtgcaggagaagaaggagatgtaCCTTGCCGAAAGCTCGCTTTtcatgaggaggttggtgatttTCATGGAGAAGCAGTTTAGCGAGGCGTTCAGGGAGACGAAGGCGGCGCTGGATGGGGCGCTGAGCAAGAAAGTTGATCCGAGGAATCACGAGGTGGGACGGGACATCCTCTGGATGTACGGCCCGCTGATTCTGTACGCGAGGGACGTGGATCTGGACAACTGGAACCGGATCCTGCAGGTTTACCAGGACAAGTGCCACCCGATATACAGGACTGAGTTCAAGGAGGCGATGGACGCGTGGAAGAAGAATGCGAGGAAGGTGACGGGGGATGAGGCGGAGCTGCTGTTTACTTcgcagcaggagaagaaggaggaggggctggcgacgacggcgaggaagTTGACGGTCAAGAGGAGCCAGACGCtggcgaggagcttgaggagcccgttgggggatggggggagcAGGTCGTCTGCGGCGGAGAAGACGCCGGATGGGAGGGCGTTGCCGTACGAGGTTTTTGCCGGGGTGCTGGATGATTTGCTGCcgttggtggagatggagcaGAACTTCATCGTGGATTTCTTCCACGCTACTACGTTGGAGCAGGCGGATTTTCCGGATTTGGTGGCGGCGTGTAGGCCGGTGAATAGACGGGGGGGGGACCTCAAGAGGCATCGGTTGATGGAGCCGGATCGGGAGCTGGCGAGGCGGGTGACGAAGGCGATGGAGAGTATTTTTGGGTTTATGGAGATGGGGTTGCAGCAGTTGATGGattgggttttggggatggATCCCTT ACAGGGAGTGGGTATCTTGGCCACGCTCGAACGCAAGATGGCCGAAATGTCACAATCCAACCAGGACTTTCTCAACAATTTGCTCCAAAAACTCCACGGCAACCTCGAGGCCAAGTTCAAAAAGTTTGTCGACGATCAGATCCGCGCCATTGAAGAGACAaaggtcaagatcaagaagcgcaagggCGTCATCCACTTCATCCGCATCTTCCCCCAGTTTTCCACCGCAGTCGAGAACATGCTTACGAATGTTGATCCCAACTTGGGTGTCAGGCGGATGGTAGATAGGGAGTACGACCGCATCCTCAAGTCAATGTTTGACTCGCTCAAGGTGATTGCGAGAGAGAACCCGGCcatgggcggcggcggggcaGCCGCCACGGCTGCTGCGATTGCCAACTCTGCGGATCCGGAAGACAAGGAGGCGCTCAACTTCCACATCCTGCTTATTGAGAATATGAACCACTacctggaggaggtggagaactcaagggggttggaggtgctggatgaCTGGAAGGAGCAGGCGAACCAGGAGCTGCAGGAGCACATGGGGTTGTATCTGAATGCTGTCATGAGACGGCCGCTGGGTAAGCTGCTGGAGTGTTTGGAGAACATCGAGGCTCAGCTCGCGGGGGGCAAGTCGGCGGCCGGGATTGCGGCTCAGCCGTCGAACTCGAAGAGCACGTTTAACAAGGTGCTGGGTGGGTATGATgcgaaggaggtgaggaaggggattGAGGctttgaggaagagggtggagaaGCACTTTGGGGATGAGGACTCT